Within the Sphingomonas sp. OV641 genome, the region GACTACTCGGCCCAGGAAGCAGGCGGTGCGGATGCTGAAATGCGAGTGCTCGACGTGCGGCTATACCGTCAGGACCGCGCGCAAATGGCTGGAGACAGCGGGCGCGCCTTTGTGCCCGGTTGAGGGGCACGGCCCGATGCGCCACGATCCGGTCGGCGACGGAACTGAAGACGAACATGGCTAAGCGACTAAGACCCTTTACGACTAAGCGGCTAAGCTCCATAAGTCGCTTAGCCGCTTAGTAGGAGCAGCAGCTATGCAAGTATGGGCCGTCATCGCGCAAAAGGGCGGGCAATCCAAAACCACCCTCTCAACCGGATTCGCCGTCGAGGCGGCGCGGGAGGGGGCGTCGGTCGTTATCCTCGATGCCGACGATCGCCAAGGATCGGCGCTCTACTGGTCCGAACGCCGCGACGACGACGACGTGATGGTGAAGGACAGCAGCGTTGCCGGTCTGCCGCTCCACGTCTCGCGCGGGCGCAGCAGCGGCAAGATCGACCTCATCATCATCGACACGCCGGCGAACTCCAAGGACATTGCCATGCTCGCAGCCGAGCAGGCGGATTTCGTCATCATCCCTGTCGCGCCGCGAGGGCTGGACGTTCATTCGGTGTTGCAGACTGTCAAGCAGGTGCAGCAGGCAGGCACGCCGTTCGCCGTTATACTGACGCAGGTTCCGCATCAGGGCGGGGAGGGGCAGGAGGCCCATGCCGGCTTCGCAGCGAAGGGCGTGACGATGTTCGACAGCCGCCTCCACTTCCGCAAGGATTTCTACAAGGCCACGCCGCTCGGCAGAACGGCGGCCGAGACGGATCCGGACAGCAAGGCGGCGGCCGAGTTGCGCGCCGCCTATGACGAGGCTAAGCGACTAAGCGGCTTTACGACTAAGCAAGTAAGCGAGGTTGGATGATGGCGAAGAAAACTTCCGCGCTCGCCGGCATCTTCGATGACGAGCCCGAGGCACCGGCACCGGCACCGGCACCGGCATCGGCTCTCGTTGCCGATGCAACTCCCGCGCCGCAGCCTGCCGTCCCGCGTCGGTCGCGGCGTGCGGCGGACACGTCGGCCCCGGCAGCACCTGCCCGGCGCAGCAGCCATCCCGGCAAGAAGCCGGTGCTGATCCACATTCCCGAAGACATGCACCGCACACTGCGCCAGCTCAGCGTCGAGGAGGGCGGGGAGCCCCTTACCGTTATCACCGAGCGGTTGCTGCGCCAGTATCTGGTCCAGCGGGGACACACCAGGTTTGCGCCGTGAGCAAGCGGCGTGATCCCAATCCCGAGTTCGACCTGTTCATTCCGGCGCTCGGTGATCTTCCGCTCAAGGACCAGCGGGAGGTCATGGAGCGCCCGTTCTTCTCGCTCCAGAAGCGCAAGCGGCTGAAGCCGATCGAGTATCGCAGCCCGGATGGCGAGGCCTGGGTGCGCGTCCAGGCCATTCCCGACTACGGCATGGCCACAATCTGGGACGCCGATATCCTGATATGGGCCGCGTCCACGCTCAACCGCATGAAGCAGCAGGGGCTGAACGACCTGCCCCGCACGCTGACAACCACGCCCTACGACCTACTGCGGGCGATCAAGCGCAGCACAGGGGGCAGGGACTATCAGGAGCTGCAAGCTGCGCTCCTCCGGCTCCAGACGACTTCGATCACAACTTCGATCCGCGCGACGAAGCGCCGGCAGAAGGCTGGCTTCAACTGGCTCGACAGCTGGACCTTCGACACCGACGCCGAAACGGAGCAGCCGCGCGGCATGACGCTGACCCTCTCGGATTGGGTCTATGAGGGCATCGTCAACGAGAAGTCGCTGCTCACCATGCACCCCGACTATTTCCTGCTCTCCGGAGGGCTGGAGCGGGCGCTCTATCGTATCGCGCGAAAGCACGCCGGCACGCAGCGCGGTGGGTGGACTTGCCGGGTAGAAGTGCTTCGCGACAAGACCGGCAGCGATGCCCAGCCCAAGGAGTTCAACCGGATGCTTCGGCGGGTGATCGAGGCCGACCAGCTCCCCGACTATGCGATGGAGCTGACCGAGACGACGGACAAAAGCCCGGCCGTGTTGTTCAGGCTCCGCGGCGAGGCCGAGGCACT harbors:
- a CDS encoding replication initiator protein A; translated protein: MSKRRDPNPEFDLFIPALGDLPLKDQREVMERPFFSLQKRKRLKPIEYRSPDGEAWVRVQAIPDYGMATIWDADILIWAASTLNRMKQQGLNDLPRTLTTTPYDLLRAIKRSTGGRDYQELQAALLRLQTTSITTSIRATKRRQKAGFNWLDSWTFDTDAETEQPRGMTLTLSDWVYEGIVNEKSLLTMHPDYFLLSGGLERALYRIARKHAGTQRGGWTCRVEVLRDKTGSDAQPKEFNRMLRRVIEADQLPDYAMELTETTDKSPAVLFRLRGEAEALALAERMRAEEERRARFDAERKRAEEVDAQMDRLAGRR
- a CDS encoding ParA family protein encodes the protein MQVWAVIAQKGGQSKTTLSTGFAVEAAREGASVVILDADDRQGSALYWSERRDDDDVMVKDSSVAGLPLHVSRGRSSGKIDLIIIDTPANSKDIAMLAAEQADFVIIPVAPRGLDVHSVLQTVKQVQQAGTPFAVILTQVPHQGGEGQEAHAGFAAKGVTMFDSRLHFRKDFYKATPLGRTAAETDPDSKAAAELRAAYDEAKRLSGFTTKQVSEVG